The sequence below is a genomic window from Serratia nevei.
GGATCCGGCATCACCCACTGCGGCACCGGCCAGCCCAGCAAAGACCACGATTTCCCGCCGTAGGCCAGGGTTAACATGCCCAGCAGCGGCAACATCAGGAAAACCACATACAGCAGCCAATGGAAGATCTTGGCGCCTACCTCCTGCCACTCCTCCAGCGGTGGCGTGGTCGGCGGCGGCGCGTGGAAAGCGCGCACCGCCAACCGAATCAGCATCAGGGCAAAGACCGAAGCCCCAAAATTAAAGTGCAGATTTTTGACCATCGGCGCCCACGCCTCCGGCACCGAATCTTTCAGCAACATCGCCGCATAGGTGAGGATCACCATCAGCAAAGTCAGCCAATGTAAAACGATTTGCGATCGCGCGTAGCGGTTGCTCATACACTCTGTCCAAAAATAAAACCCAGCGTAGTCGAGCATAATGGGGAAATAATGAAGAAAACCTTGGGACGGAAAAATAAGGCCGGGCGAGCGCCCGGCCTGACAGGATTATTTAGCGCTGCCCGCCTTGCCCGGCTTCAGCAACCCGTCCGCGCGGAACATCGCCTTGATACCGC
It includes:
- a CDS encoding cytochrome b, which encodes MSNRYARSQIVLHWLTLLMVILTYAAMLLKDSVPEAWAPMVKNLHFNFGASVFALMLIRLAVRAFHAPPPTTPPLEEWQEVGAKIFHWLLYVVFLMLPLLGMLTLAYGGKSWSLLGWPVPQWVMPDPVMRKLVKTVHETLANIGYFITGAHALAALYHHYLRKDDTLRRMMPGK